One genomic window of Armatimonadota bacterium includes the following:
- a CDS encoding glycosyl hydrolase: protein MSSRPTITAVLFATLAMNARGSDNRVWLAQQNDFERCKGFSLNLENSAPDGPLRLATLKIVLGIGDGKAWRYIEHTPAWRLDKDYTIQAVVSPGVATVFLDGVLIGESKGAFEPAEVKADSFRTPGWANSPAEYLVNEASLSLRTDTGRKADARWPAQTPGTLALRMFEPQSPKRIAWTTRSGETLTVIAKVRLTKAPDIRTLAPFVDRYGQPVHSEFPGKVKSDADLKAAIADEASHTGKWVRSTRLDRFGGRTDAGWTGGKSGYFSVTKRNGYWWMLSPEGNPLFYVGLCTVDRAAWERTPVTGREYLFAELPPRDGAFEQAWAKSPWGWNDNVDYVSFYTANMVRKYGPDWYAKTAPAIRRRLDAWGFTGVSKWSDATLEETPNIAVIYYPGVPTLAAHPDVFDPAVQAAFKETLRKQVEPRKTDPWLVGWSVGNERDEIILKSEITGILSKPSSPAKRAIIDSCLDKTYSGDVSAAATAWKITAGSRDELYASTPAPNDADVELMRHTFADKYYGFLYETVKGLDPNHLYFGFWVVPWWWENQSDWALAAAHCDVLGYDLYSETFSTPDMDRWMREAGKPILCGEFSFPPFENGRRGLGVYSTVSTEDNRDAAGHYRRWLHDAAANPYCVGAGYFQYRDQPVTGRGPGAGANLVIGEHYAFGLVDITDRPKWDLIDSVRTANLAATATRLVSGHPLDAQPGGSLPKNE, encoded by the coding sequence GTGTCGAGCCGCCCCACGATAACCGCGGTACTGTTCGCTACGCTCGCGATGAACGCGAGGGGATCGGACAACCGCGTTTGGCTGGCCCAGCAGAACGACTTCGAGCGCTGCAAGGGATTCTCGCTGAATCTGGAAAACAGCGCTCCCGATGGACCGCTTCGCCTTGCCACCTTGAAAATCGTGCTGGGAATCGGCGACGGCAAGGCGTGGCGCTACATCGAACACACGCCCGCGTGGCGGTTGGACAAGGACTACACGATCCAGGCGGTCGTTTCGCCGGGTGTGGCGACGGTCTTCCTCGACGGCGTCCTCATCGGCGAAAGCAAAGGCGCGTTCGAACCGGCCGAAGTGAAGGCGGATTCGTTCCGAACGCCCGGATGGGCGAACAGCCCGGCCGAATACCTTGTGAACGAGGCGTCCCTCTCGCTCCGAACGGACACGGGACGCAAGGCGGATGCGCGCTGGCCTGCCCAAACCCCGGGCACGCTGGCGCTTCGGATGTTTGAACCACAGTCGCCGAAGCGCATCGCCTGGACAACGCGGTCCGGCGAGACGCTCACCGTAATCGCCAAGGTTCGCCTGACGAAAGCGCCGGACATCCGGACGCTGGCGCCGTTCGTGGATCGCTACGGGCAGCCTGTCCACTCCGAGTTCCCGGGTAAAGTCAAAAGCGACGCGGACCTGAAGGCCGCCATTGCCGACGAAGCCTCGCATACCGGCAAATGGGTGCGCTCCACGCGCCTCGATCGGTTCGGCGGCCGGACGGACGCCGGTTGGACCGGCGGAAAATCCGGCTATTTCAGCGTCACCAAACGGAACGGATACTGGTGGATGCTCTCGCCGGAAGGCAATCCGCTGTTCTATGTTGGCCTGTGCACCGTGGACCGCGCGGCGTGGGAGCGCACCCCGGTCACCGGCCGAGAATACCTCTTCGCCGAACTGCCGCCCCGCGATGGGGCCTTCGAACAGGCCTGGGCGAAAAGCCCGTGGGGCTGGAACGACAATGTCGATTACGTGTCGTTCTACACCGCCAACATGGTCCGTAAATACGGCCCGGATTGGTACGCAAAGACAGCGCCGGCGATCAGGCGCCGCCTCGACGCGTGGGGCTTCACCGGCGTGTCCAAGTGGTCCGACGCAACCCTTGAGGAAACGCCGAACATCGCCGTGATCTACTATCCCGGCGTGCCGACCCTGGCGGCGCACCCGGACGTGTTCGACCCCGCGGTTCAGGCGGCCTTCAAAGAAACCTTGCGCAAACAGGTCGAGCCGCGAAAGACCGACCCCTGGCTGGTAGGCTGGTCGGTCGGCAATGAGCGCGACGAGATCATCCTGAAATCGGAGATCACCGGGATACTCTCGAAGCCATCGTCGCCCGCCAAGAGGGCGATCATCGACAGTTGCCTCGATAAGACCTATAGCGGCGACGTCTCGGCGGCCGCGACGGCATGGAAAATCACGGCCGGCAGCCGCGACGAGCTTTACGCATCCACGCCGGCACCGAACGACGCCGACGTCGAGTTGATGCGGCATACATTCGCCGACAAGTACTACGGTTTCCTCTACGAAACCGTCAAAGGCCTGGATCCCAACCATCTCTACTTCGGCTTCTGGGTTGTGCCGTGGTGGTGGGAAAACCAGTCGGACTGGGCGCTCGCGGCCGCGCATTGCGATGTCCTCGGCTACGACCTGTATTCGGAGACGTTCTCGACCCCTGATATGGACCGCTGGATGCGGGAAGCGGGCAAGCCGATCCTGTGCGGCGAGTTCTCGTTTCCGCCGTTTGAAAATGGGCGGCGGGGCCTCGGCGTGTATTCGACGGTGTCCACGGAGGACAACCGCGATGCCGCCGGGCATTACCGACGCTGGCTTCACGACGCGGCCGCCAACCCGTACTGCGTGGGAGCGGGCTATTTCCAATACCGCGACCAGCCCGTCACGGGGCGCGGCCCGGGAGCGGGCGCCAATCTGGTGATTGGCGAGCACTATGCATTTGGCCTGGTGGATATCACCGACAGGCCTAAATGGGACCTGATTGATTCCGTGCGGACTGCCAACCTGGCTGCGACCGCGACACGCCTGGTGTCCGGCCACCCGTTGGACGCGCAGCCCGGAGGCAGCTTACCGAAGAACGAATAA
- a CDS encoding prepilin-type N-terminal cleavage/methylation domain-containing protein produces MKYQRRGFTLIELLVVIAIIAILAAILFPVFAKARERAKSTVCINNEKQIGIALTQYSNDNDETFPPERIPPNWNLGSPTWKDALDPLIKSKDVWICPSNRFAWAPTGASGKGYGDECGRFPRSYAYNGDIFYVNPTYQNRGIPTSAFKSPSGTILFVESRSIYSDLRAYSGNQAFLNWIRQHGNATGLKDTEGGFTTHSGMVNFIFADTHVQAMKLAKTYVPQQMWSPDPATTYSVACAQNYADMPAQLLPEYR; encoded by the coding sequence ATGAAATATCAACGGAGAGGGTTCACCCTCATTGAATTGCTGGTGGTCATCGCGATCATAGCGATCCTGGCCGCCATCCTGTTCCCGGTCTTCGCCAAAGCGCGGGAGCGGGCCAAATCCACCGTCTGCATCAACAACGAAAAGCAGATCGGAATCGCCCTCACGCAGTATTCAAACGATAACGATGAGACGTTCCCGCCCGAGCGAATCCCGCCCAACTGGAACCTGGGATCGCCCACCTGGAAGGACGCGCTCGACCCGCTGATCAAGTCCAAGGACGTATGGATCTGCCCCAGCAACCGGTTCGCCTGGGCTCCTACTGGGGCGTCCGGTAAGGGCTATGGCGATGAGTGCGGGCGGTTCCCTCGTTCGTACGCGTACAATGGCGATATCTTCTATGTGAACCCCACCTATCAGAACAGGGGCATTCCGACCTCCGCGTTTAAAAGCCCGTCAGGGACCATTCTCTTCGTCGAATCGCGCTCCATCTATTCAGACCTTCGCGCCTATTCCGGCAACCAGGCGTTCCTGAACTGGATTCGCCAGCATGGGAACGCGACCGGCCTGAAAGACACCGAAGGCGGATTCACCACTCACAGCGGCATGGTCAACTTCATCTTCGCCGACACGCACGTGCAGGCGATGAAACTCGCGAAGACGTACGTGCCGCAGCAGATGTGGTCGCCTGACCCGGCCACAACCTACAGCGTGGCCTGCGCCCAGAACTACGCGGACATGCCCGCCCAGCTCCTGCCCGAGTACAGGTAA
- a CDS encoding LacI family DNA-binding transcriptional regulator yields the protein MSLQRIADETGVSPSTVSRVVNNKHAGKVSEATRTRILEVARAMHYQPNPQAVALATGRPPNTLGLVIPYYSHTFRSFYFSEISSGVLDTAGRHRIDVNLLVHHDDTTEGYRRLVSGNRVAGVVLFGGVSNETAISACRAAGVPFVVVNRDSADRDVPSVGSDNEGGGYDATRHLIRLGHTRIAFITGPAGRPDADGRYQGYRRAMEEAGLSVVPGLVAQGDYSEKGGREAMRQLLAQSPRPTALFAANDQSAIAAMAVIKRAGLRVPQDIAVVGFDDIPLAQHVEPALTTIHQPTYRMGQRAAEMLMASIGADGAGLNESEEQILRTRLVVRESCGARRSPDAETDQAIRHDTPAGRPLMS from the coding sequence ATGTCACTTCAAAGAATCGCAGACGAAACCGGGGTGTCCCCTTCCACCGTCTCCCGCGTGGTCAACAACAAACACGCGGGCAAGGTGAGTGAGGCCACAAGGACGCGCATCCTGGAAGTCGCACGCGCCATGCACTACCAACCCAACCCCCAGGCCGTCGCGTTGGCCACCGGGCGCCCGCCCAACACGCTGGGGCTTGTGATACCTTACTACTCGCACACTTTCCGCAGTTTCTACTTCTCGGAGATCTCTTCCGGCGTTCTGGATACCGCCGGACGGCACCGCATCGACGTGAACCTGCTGGTCCACCACGACGACACCACGGAGGGCTACCGGCGTCTGGTTTCCGGAAACCGCGTGGCCGGCGTCGTCCTGTTCGGCGGGGTATCCAATGAAACGGCAATCAGCGCCTGCCGCGCAGCGGGCGTGCCGTTTGTGGTGGTCAACCGCGACTCGGCGGACCGTGATGTTCCGAGCGTGGGGAGTGACAACGAAGGCGGCGGTTACGATGCTACCCGCCACCTCATCCGCCTGGGCCATACCCGCATCGCCTTCATAACCGGGCCCGCGGGACGGCCGGACGCGGACGGCAGGTATCAGGGCTACCGGCGGGCGATGGAAGAGGCCGGGCTGAGCGTGGTTCCGGGTCTCGTGGCGCAGGGCGATTATTCGGAGAAGGGCGGTCGCGAGGCGATGAGGCAATTGCTCGCCCAATCGCCGCGCCCGACGGCGCTTTTCGCCGCGAACGACCAGTCCGCCATCGCGGCGATGGCGGTCATCAAGCGGGCGGGGTTGAGAGTGCCGCAGGACATCGCGGTCGTCGGATTCGATGACATACCGCTGGCGCAGCACGTTGAACCGGCGCTGACGACGATACACCAGCCCACGTACCGCATGGGGCAGCGAGCGGCCGAGATGCTGATGGCAAGCATCGGCGCGGACGGCGCCGGATTGAACGAATCGGAAGAGCAGATTCTGCGGACGCGCCTCGTCGTTCGGGAGTCGTGCGGGGCACGTCGATCGCCCGATGCGGAGACCGATCAGGCCATCCGCCACGACACCCCCGCCGGGCGCCCGCTGATGTCATAG
- a CDS encoding DUF2231 domain-containing protein, translated as MTLPSWPELHGAVTHFPVAMLMAAFLFDAGATVLRKREWETVAFWMLAVGVAGVAGAIPSGLMTAATLFGASPTPPHVFLIHRAIALCAATAAIVHLVFRISRRDDHGTQTRAVSLMLGAFTALCVSIAGYLGGAMALGGAAASLGAAPPAPAAAGAVPAAGVALGQKLFASTQTGCRNCHKMDGLGGTVGPDLTHEARRHDTVEWHIAHLTNPSAVHPGSMMPSFSRLKPEELKALSAYLASRK; from the coding sequence ATGACGCTGCCTTCCTGGCCCGAGTTACACGGCGCGGTAACGCATTTTCCGGTGGCGATGCTGATGGCCGCCTTCCTGTTTGACGCGGGCGCGACTGTGCTGCGGAAGCGCGAATGGGAGACGGTGGCGTTCTGGATGCTCGCGGTGGGCGTGGCCGGCGTCGCCGGCGCTATACCGAGCGGGCTGATGACCGCGGCAACGCTCTTTGGGGCAAGCCCGACGCCCCCGCACGTTTTCCTGATTCACCGGGCCATAGCGCTCTGCGCGGCAACGGCGGCCATCGTACACCTGGTCTTCCGTATCAGCCGGCGCGACGACCACGGAACGCAGACCCGCGCTGTGAGCCTCATGCTCGGAGCCTTCACGGCGCTCTGTGTGAGCATCGCCGGGTATCTGGGAGGCGCCATGGCGCTGGGTGGAGCGGCGGCCAGCCTTGGCGCTGCGCCGCCTGCTCCGGCAGCGGCGGGCGCCGTTCCCGCCGCGGGGGTGGCGTTGGGGCAAAAGCTGTTCGCAAGCACCCAGACCGGCTGCCGGAACTGCCACAAAATGGACGGTCTCGGCGGAACTGTCGGCCCCGACTTGACGCACGAAGCGCGCCGCCATGACACCGTGGAATGGCACATAGCGCACCTGACGAATCCTTCCGCCGTGCATCCCGGGTCCATGATGCCAAGCTTCTCCCGCCTCAAGCCGGAGGAACTGAAAGCGCTGTCCGCGTATTTGGCTTCCAGGAAGTAG
- a CDS encoding glycoside hydrolase family 172 protein translates to MWGVRHFVFAAALMPLACLTARAQDPMDGLELARLKPYTALRSSSNNADLNSNDDSKRLPAGATLTLADVDGPGAITHIWCTLSANEYAWPRLLRLRIYWDNSPFPSVDTPLGDFFGVGHGFERKLDSLPVRNSSDGRSHNCYWPMPFRKHARVTVTNEGTRGVGLFYFHVDWRKQDKIPNDVAYFHAHYRQAIPAPPGRNYVIADIEGTGHYVGTVLSVVQNRTGWFGEGDDMWFVDGETKASIQGTGTEDFFNDAWGFHEATGPYYGITVAEGQGVGARCSAYRWQILDPVPFKKSLRLEIEHKGWTFNDETDGSVRSGFEERADHFSSVAFWYQKELKPLPDLPAGYARTPYGNATVIQAEGLLDKVKTEKGEAEIQKGLDFTKDIIFFRGTGEGATLTIPFSAPSEGVYEITTQLVHSYDYGTYQAFLDGKALGEPQKTYAAGTIASLDHVLGRARLTAGTHDLTFTAVGKDAASTNYFLGVDDIVLAKLPE, encoded by the coding sequence ATGTGGGGAGTTCGCCATTTCGTTTTCGCGGCGGCGCTGATGCCGCTCGCCTGCCTCACTGCCCGGGCCCAGGATCCGATGGATGGATTGGAACTGGCTCGCCTTAAGCCGTACACCGCGCTTCGTTCATCGTCCAACAACGCCGATCTGAACAGCAACGATGACAGCAAGCGTCTTCCCGCGGGCGCGACGCTCACCCTGGCGGACGTCGACGGCCCGGGCGCGATCACCCACATCTGGTGTACGCTTTCCGCGAATGAGTACGCGTGGCCGCGCCTGCTGCGCCTCCGCATCTACTGGGATAACAGCCCGTTCCCCAGCGTGGATACCCCGCTCGGTGATTTCTTCGGCGTGGGCCATGGCTTCGAACGCAAGCTGGATTCGCTGCCGGTGCGGAACTCCTCGGACGGACGCTCACACAACTGCTACTGGCCGATGCCGTTTCGGAAACACGCGAGGGTGACGGTGACGAACGAGGGCACGCGGGGCGTGGGTTTGTTCTATTTCCACGTGGATTGGCGGAAGCAGGACAAAATCCCGAACGACGTGGCCTATTTCCACGCGCACTACCGCCAGGCCATCCCGGCGCCGCCCGGCAGGAACTATGTGATCGCCGACATCGAGGGGACGGGCCACTACGTGGGCACGGTGCTCTCGGTCGTTCAGAACCGCACCGGTTGGTTCGGCGAGGGCGATGACATGTGGTTCGTGGACGGCGAGACAAAGGCCTCGATTCAAGGGACCGGAACCGAGGACTTCTTCAACGACGCCTGGGGCTTCCACGAAGCTACGGGGCCGTACTACGGCATCACCGTTGCAGAGGGCCAGGGTGTCGGCGCGCGGTGCAGCGCCTATCGCTGGCAGATCCTTGACCCCGTCCCGTTCAAGAAGTCATTACGACTAGAAATCGAGCACAAGGGTTGGACGTTCAACGATGAGACGGACGGTTCCGTGCGCTCGGGGTTCGAGGAGCGCGCCGACCATTTTTCCTCTGTCGCTTTCTGGTACCAGAAGGAATTGAAGCCGCTTCCCGACTTGCCGGCCGGCTATGCCCGCACGCCCTACGGAAACGCCACCGTGATTCAGGCGGAGGGCCTCCTGGACAAGGTGAAGACCGAGAAGGGTGAGGCGGAGATCCAGAAAGGCCTCGATTTCACGAAGGACATCATCTTTTTCCGCGGTACCGGGGAAGGGGCAACGCTGACGATACCATTCAGCGCGCCTTCCGAGGGCGTCTACGAGATCACGACGCAACTGGTCCACTCCTACGACTACGGCACCTACCAGGCATTCCTTGACGGCAAGGCCCTGGGTGAACCGCAGAAGACATACGCGGCGGGGACCATCGCATCGCTCGACCACGTCCTCGGCCGCGCCAGGCTCACGGCCGGCACGCACGATTTGACGTTCACGGCCGTCGGCAAGGATGCCGCCTCGACTAACTACTTCCTCGGGGTTGACGACATCGTTCTGGCGAAGCTCCCGGAGTGA
- a CDS encoding sulfatase-like hydrolase/transferase, translating into MSRRDFLKTTGVLTAGMMLDTELAQAQGNAGPADPKRPNILWICTDQQRADTIASLGNPNIRTPHIDRLVAEGVAFTQAFAQSPVCTPSRACFLTGRYPRTTGARRNGQAIPSHEVLVTRMLADAGYDCGLSGKLHIAPCQGRVEKRIDDGYRVFHWSHDPSPQWKENEYQQWLASKGVAWKDIYKPRGRKAFAGAPADLHQTTWCADRAIDFMKEKRNGPWLMSVNIFAPHHPFDPPKEYLDRYDPDKLPDPDYVEGELENKPVFQRVDHDGAYGGMLLGYSKMSPRERREVTAAYYAMIEHVDDNVGRMLKALEETGQRENTIVIFMSDHGELLGDHGMYLKGPHMYDCSLRVPLIFSWPGHFKAGLRSDALVELVDIVPTLLTSAGLPIPERVQGESLFDICAGTADPGRHKEQAYAEYYIGQPFHRKLKEKPLLTTLRTRTAKITSYAGLEIGELYDLQSDPGEHVNLWDDPKRKALKMEMLKRCFDASVLSQDPLPVVQADW; encoded by the coding sequence ATGTCGCGACGAGACTTCCTGAAGACCACCGGCGTATTGACAGCGGGAATGATGCTGGACACCGAACTTGCGCAAGCTCAGGGGAACGCGGGCCCGGCGGACCCGAAGCGTCCCAATATCCTCTGGATCTGCACGGATCAGCAGCGCGCGGACACGATCGCGTCGCTCGGCAATCCCAATATCCGCACGCCCCACATCGACCGGCTCGTGGCCGAGGGTGTCGCGTTCACCCAGGCTTTCGCCCAGAGCCCGGTGTGTACGCCAAGCCGGGCTTGCTTCCTTACGGGACGCTACCCGCGCACGACCGGCGCTCGGCGCAACGGCCAGGCGATCCCCTCCCACGAGGTTCTCGTCACCCGGATGCTCGCCGATGCCGGCTACGACTGCGGCCTGTCGGGTAAGCTCCACATTGCGCCGTGCCAGGGCCGGGTGGAAAAGCGGATCGACGATGGATATCGCGTGTTCCACTGGAGCCACGACCCCTCACCCCAGTGGAAGGAAAACGAATACCAGCAGTGGCTGGCGTCCAAAGGGGTCGCCTGGAAGGACATCTACAAACCTCGAGGCAGGAAGGCGTTCGCCGGCGCGCCCGCGGATCTGCACCAGACGACGTGGTGCGCGGACCGCGCGATCGACTTCATGAAGGAGAAGCGCAACGGGCCGTGGCTGATGAGCGTGAATATCTTCGCTCCCCACCACCCGTTTGATCCGCCGAAGGAATATCTGGACCGCTACGACCCGGACAAGCTGCCGGACCCCGATTATGTGGAAGGCGAGCTGGAGAACAAGCCCGTGTTCCAGCGGGTGGACCACGATGGCGCCTACGGAGGGATGCTGCTGGGCTACAGCAAGATGAGCCCTCGCGAGCGCAGAGAGGTCACGGCGGCATACTATGCGATGATCGAGCACGTTGACGACAATGTCGGACGCATGTTGAAGGCCCTGGAGGAGACCGGCCAGCGCGAGAATACGATCGTGATCTTTATGAGCGACCACGGCGAGCTTCTCGGCGACCACGGGATGTACCTGAAGGGGCCCCACATGTACGATTGCTCGCTCCGCGTCCCGCTGATCTTCTCGTGGCCGGGACATTTCAAGGCGGGGCTCCGGAGCGACGCGCTGGTGGAACTGGTGGACATCGTGCCCACACTGCTGACGTCCGCCGGTCTTCCGATCCCGGAGCGCGTGCAGGGCGAATCGCTCTTCGACATCTGCGCCGGGACGGCCGACCCTGGCCGGCACAAGGAGCAGGCATACGCCGAGTACTACATCGGCCAGCCGTTTCACCGGAAATTGAAGGAGAAGCCTCTTCTGACGACACTTCGAACGCGCACCGCCAAGATCACTTCGTACGCCGGGCTGGAGATCGGCGAACTCTACGACCTGCAATCGGACCCGGGCGAGCACGTGAACCTGTGGGATGACCCGAAGCGGAAAGCGCTGAAGATGGAAATGCTCAAGCGCTGCTTCGACGCGAGCGTTCTGTCGCAGGACCCTCTGCCCGTCGTTCAGGCGGACTGGTAG
- a CDS encoding sulfatase translates to MIRNPGPPPRRPNVIYILADQLRYRSCGYTGDTKAHTPNLDSFAARSASFENAVSGHPVCAPHRASMLTGLYTTSTGMVINELRMNPDHECMGHVLTRGGYETAYIGKWHLYANQLGNHEDPKNSYTPPGPHRLGFDGFWASYGFHHEYYKGYYHTDSPKKIFIDGYEPDAQTDMAIERIGHYAKGDKPFALFLSIGTPHDPWDTSNVPPEYLARFADAQFPLPPNYKPENDPYADAWGRLSPDERKALPQWMRVYYAMVANIDWNLGRLMEAIDKAGIRENTVVVFTSDHGEMFGAQGRRAKNNFYEEAVRVPFLVRWPGKIRAGSVCDTCLNTPDIMPTLLSLAGLPIPAKVEGTDLSHCALGKPGPEPEAAFMQNTGACAIWEDGYEWRGLRSKQYTYATYRKDRSELLFDNKADPYQRKNLAGDPAHRDTLNRFRELLKVRMTAVGDTFEASSWYRDHWTKDRIITFVR, encoded by the coding sequence ATGATTCGAAACCCTGGGCCGCCTCCGAGGCGGCCGAACGTGATCTACATCCTGGCGGACCAACTCCGCTACCGGTCGTGCGGTTATACGGGCGACACCAAGGCGCACACGCCCAATCTGGACTCGTTCGCGGCGCGGAGCGCCAGTTTCGAGAACGCGGTCTCCGGGCACCCCGTTTGCGCGCCTCACCGCGCCTCGATGCTCACCGGATTATACACCACCTCCACCGGAATGGTGATCAATGAGCTGCGGATGAACCCCGATCACGAGTGCATGGGCCACGTGCTGACGCGCGGCGGATACGAGACAGCGTATATCGGCAAGTGGCACCTCTATGCGAACCAGTTGGGCAACCACGAGGACCCGAAGAACTCCTACACGCCTCCGGGGCCGCACCGCCTCGGTTTTGACGGATTCTGGGCGTCCTACGGATTTCACCACGAGTACTACAAGGGGTATTACCACACCGACAGCCCGAAGAAGATCTTCATCGACGGCTATGAGCCGGACGCACAGACAGATATGGCGATCGAACGCATCGGACACTACGCGAAAGGCGACAAGCCGTTCGCTCTGTTCCTCTCAATCGGGACGCCGCATGACCCCTGGGACACGAGCAACGTCCCGCCGGAATACCTGGCGCGATTCGCAGATGCCCAGTTCCCGCTGCCGCCCAACTACAAGCCGGAAAACGACCCGTACGCGGACGCCTGGGGCAGGCTCAGCCCGGATGAACGAAAGGCGCTCCCGCAGTGGATGCGGGTGTACTATGCGATGGTCGCCAACATCGACTGGAACCTGGGGCGGCTGATGGAAGCGATCGACAAGGCCGGCATCCGGGAGAACACCGTCGTGGTATTCACCTCCGATCACGGGGAGATGTTCGGGGCGCAGGGTCGCCGCGCGAAGAACAACTTCTACGAGGAAGCCGTGCGCGTACCGTTTCTCGTGCGCTGGCCGGGGAAGATTCGCGCTGGATCCGTCTGCGACACGTGCCTCAACACGCCGGATATCATGCCCACGCTGCTTTCGCTTGCCGGCCTCCCGATCCCGGCCAAAGTGGAGGGCACGGATCTGAGCCATTGCGCCCTCGGCAAGCCCGGCCCGGAGCCGGAGGCCGCCTTCATGCAAAACACCGGCGCGTGCGCTATATGGGAGGACGGCTACGAATGGCGCGGCCTGCGGAGCAAGCAGTACACGTACGCGACGTACCGCAAGGACCGGTCCGAACTGCTCTTCGACAACAAGGCGGATCCCTACCAGCGAAAGAACCTGGCCGGCGACCCCGCGCACAGGGATACACTGAACCGCTTCCGCGAGCTGCTGAAGGTCCGGATGACCGCCGTGGGCGATACATTCGAAGCCAGTTCCTGGTACAGGGATCACTGGACGAAGGACCGCATCATCACATTCGTCCGCTAG
- a CDS encoding endo-1,4-beta-xylanase codes for MKTRFASCALLAAAGLLAAALPSPGSQSDKAPWDVPPLKDSFKGAFLIGTALNYASLHGMAPMDLAIAKRHFSAFTCENGMKPDATQPSEGRFTFADGDRLVEIARECGAVPVGHTLVWHSQTPAWFFQGPDGRPPSREVALARMRKHIAAVVGHFKGRVKQWDVVNEAISDAPGEFLRPTPWQKAIGDDYIAEAFRAAHEADPDATLVYNDYNIDLGYKRAKALKLLRSLRAEKVPINAVGIQCHWRMDSPDFAEVDESIKEFGALGLKVMITELDIGVLPTQYKGADISTRETMTPAQAAVMDPWAAGLPDDVARKHAERYRQAFEMFLRHRDVIRRVTLWGPHDGDSWLNNFPILGRTDYPLLFDRQGRPKPAYYAVRRAANAAPPLSRGKRARAKGAPGSLRLPTRRDPQQ; via the coding sequence ATGAAGACCCGATTCGCATCTTGCGCCTTGCTGGCGGCGGCCGGCCTGTTGGCGGCGGCGTTACCCTCGCCGGGCTCTCAATCAGATAAAGCGCCGTGGGATGTCCCGCCGCTGAAGGACTCGTTCAAGGGTGCGTTCCTAATCGGGACCGCGCTGAACTACGCGTCGCTGCATGGGATGGCGCCGATGGACCTGGCCATCGCCAAACGGCATTTCAGTGCCTTTACGTGCGAGAATGGCATGAAGCCGGATGCCACCCAGCCCTCGGAAGGCCGTTTCACATTCGCCGACGGCGACCGTCTCGTGGAGATCGCCCGGGAATGCGGGGCCGTTCCTGTTGGCCACACACTGGTCTGGCACAGCCAGACGCCGGCGTGGTTCTTCCAGGGCCCCGACGGCCGGCCGCCGAGCCGCGAGGTGGCGCTCGCGCGCATGCGCAAGCATATCGCCGCCGTTGTGGGCCACTTCAAGGGCAGGGTCAAGCAATGGGACGTCGTCAATGAGGCCATCAGCGATGCCCCCGGCGAATTCCTGCGCCCCACCCCATGGCAGAAGGCCATCGGCGACGACTACATCGCCGAAGCGTTCCGCGCCGCGCACGAAGCCGACCCCGATGCGACCCTCGTCTACAACGACTACAACATCGACCTGGGTTACAAGCGGGCCAAGGCGCTCAAGCTGCTCCGCTCGCTCCGCGCGGAAAAGGTGCCGATCAACGCGGTCGGGATCCAGTGTCACTGGCGCATGGACAGCCCAGATTTCGCCGAGGTGGATGAGAGCATCAAAGAGTTCGGAGCGCTTGGCCTGAAAGTGATGATAACCGAACTCGATATCGGCGTGCTGCCAACGCAGTACAAGGGGGCCGACATTTCGACGCGCGAAACGATGACGCCGGCACAGGCGGCGGTGATGGACCCATGGGCCGCGGGTCTGCCGGATGATGTCGCCCGGAAGCACGCCGAGCGCTATCGGCAGGCTTTTGAGATGTTCCTCCGGCACCGGGACGTCATCCGCCGGGTAACGCTCTGGGGGCCTCATGACGGCGATTCCTGGCTCAACAACTTTCCCATACTGGGTCGGACCGACTACCCGTTGCTCTTCGACCGGCAGGGGCGGCCCAAGCCCGCATATTACGCCGTCCGGCGCGCCGCGAATGCGGCGCCACCGCTTTCCCGGGGCAAGCGCGCGCGGGCCAAAGGCGCCCCCGGGAGCTTGCGCCTTCCGACACGGAGGGATCCGCAACAATGA